The following DNA comes from Sporomusaceae bacterium.
CCGGCGCGACCGGGCCTTCAATATTTTCTATGTCGGCATCAACCTGGGGGCGTTCCTGTCGCCGTTGGTCTGCGGGACGCTCGGCGAGGTGTACGGCTGGCACTGGGGCTTCGGCTTCGCCGGGGTGGGCATGATGATCGGCCTGCTCCTCTATATATGGGGACAGCGGTACCTGTCGCCGGAATGCGCTGTGCGCCGGCCTGCGGCCGACTGCCAGCCGGGTGGCGGCGCATTGACCGCCGACGAGAAAGGGCGGGTGTGGCTGCTGATCTTTATGTGCATGTTCAGCGCCGTTTTCTATATGGCGTACGAGCAGCAGGGCAACACGATGGCGCTGTGGGCCGACGAGGACACCGACCGCCGTATCTTCGGCTGGGAGATGCCGGCCACGTGGTTTCAGTCGTTCAACCCGCTGTTCATTTTCCTGCTGACGCCGCTGGTGACTTCGCTGTGGGCCTGGCAGGCCAGGCGCGGCCGCGAGCCGGACGCGATCGTGAAGATGGCTGTCGGCTGCATGCTGCTCGGCCTGTCGTTCCTGGTGCTGATGCCGGCGGCCGCGATGTACGACGTGGACGGTACACCGGTAAACATGCTGTGGACGATCGGCAGCATCCTCATCCTCACGGTCGGCGAGCTGTATCTGTCGCCGGTCGGCCTGTCGCTGTTCACGAAGCTGTCGCCGCCCCGCATGGTGTCGATGATGATGGGGGTATGGTTTATGTCGTCGTTCGCCGGCAACTTCCTGGCCGGCTATATCGGCACATTTTGGGACGTGCTGCCGAAAGACAAGTTTTTCCTGCTGCTGGCGGCGATCGCGTTCGCGGCCGGCGCAGGCATCCTGGCTTACCGGCGGCTGGCGGGCAGTGCGGCCCGCTGCGCGTAAAGCAGGCAGAAAAGGACTCCGGATGGGCCGGAGTCCTTTTTGCTGTCTTGCCGGAAGAAAAGTCTCCGGCGGGGCGGGGCGGCAGGAATACGCGGCCGGCGACGAGAAATGAATGGCACCGATGTAAAGCTATTATTATTGGGCGGGGGGCGGTTTTTTGAAAACCTATTGCATCGATTCGCTGGCCGCGGTCGGACGCGAGGTGCGGGCCGACATCGTCAGGATGACGGCGGCGGCGGGCTCGGGGCACCCGGG
Coding sequences within:
- a CDS encoding peptide MFS transporter, which codes for MQSRDGELFGHPKGLYVLFFTEMWERFSYYGMRALLIFYMTKHLLFSQGQASQVYGLYTGFVYMTPFFGGMLADRVWGQRKTVIVGGVLMAIGHFLMAFENLFYPALVFLVLGNGAFKPNISTQVGSLYPPGDPRRDRAFNIFYVGINLGAFLSPLVCGTLGEVYGWHWGFGFAGVGMMIGLLLYIWGQRYLSPECAVRRPAADCQPGGGALTADEKGRVWLLIFMCMFSAVFYMAYEQQGNTMALWADEDTDRRIFGWEMPATWFQSFNPLFIFLLTPLVTSLWAWQARRGREPDAIVKMAVGCMLLGLSFLVLMPAAAMYDVDGTPVNMLWTIGSILILTVGELYLSPVGLSLFTKLSPPRMVSMMMGVWFMSSFAGNFLAGYIGTFWDVLPKDKFFLLLAAIAFAAGAGILAYRRLAGSAARCA